A region of the Chaetodon trifascialis isolate fChaTrf1 chromosome 7, fChaTrf1.hap1, whole genome shotgun sequence genome:
AACTGATGAGTCACTGCTAGTTATCAACTGTGGGCAGAGTTTTATTAAACTGAAAAGTTACAAGCCTGAGTTTTATTAAACGCTGAGCTTGTCTCCAGACTGCTTGTGACAGATGGGGTTAATGACTCACCAGCTTTGAATCTGAAGGCGCTTTCCTGTATTTGTTGTAGTCTCTCTTGAGCTCTTCGTAGGCCATGAACTGCAGTGCTCCATGAGATGTGCCAAACAGACCAGGAACATAACCCTATGACAAGCATATTATTGGAAGTCAATCTTTCATGGCGTACTAATATATCCACAATATCCATCATGTAGAAGTGGGGAAGCCTTATATTTGTAGGCATGTGCTTATTTAAAAGCTAATTTATCAGGTTTTTATCCTGCCAGGACAATAGAATTCACATAAAGCTAAAATGTACCTTAAAAATTCTAGATGTTATGGCCAAAACCCAGGGGTTGTTGAGTTCTCCACTAAATCTAATGTAGGCTGGTGATGCCCTCTAGTGGTGATTCATGATCAATACAAACCAGCATTTCAGCCCAGTAGGTCAAAGGGCAACTGTTGCTGTAGTATTTCCTCTACCAAACAGCTTACCTGTCATTGGGTAAAACAAGCATCTTGTGCACTGCTATATTGAACATACAAAGATACCCCTGATATCTAACCTTGTACAGTCCGGGCACTCCCTCGTGGCGGTAGATCTTGACCAGAGCATCGATCATCCCCTTGTACTGTTTACCAGTTGGGTCAGCATTGTACTGCAGCACCAGTCGGGTCTTGGTCACCCATATTGGGTTGGTTATGGTGAGCGTTAGGGCGCCTAGGTGAGGACAGGAAGGCACATTAAGAGTGAGGCTGACCGCATGTACCAAACAGATTCTCTGGAGTGCATTCAGCAGCTACTTTAATAACCTTTAAGTGTTTTTAACATTATTAACAGCACATCTTGACATCTATTATAAAATGGTGAGAGTAtagtcacatttttacattgaCACCATGAATCCATGAAACTAATTAACCTCTTTTAAAGAACGACATGCTGGTATCATGCCATTTCCTGACTCACATTAGATCCCAACATGCCATCTGAGCAGCAAGAGCATTTCTAGCTTAATGCTTCATGCGTGAAAGGCTGTTGTGTGGGCAAACTACGAGTCAGGTGTTTCTAATAAAAACCCTACAGAAGCTTCACTTTCAGCCCCTAACTTTAACTGGCCCGTGGGAGGCGGATCAATGTGCCCCTGTGAAACTAAAATGAACAGAAGGAGTTAGTTTAACCTAATTTGTGTTTGCCTCCTGCCTGAGGAAGCCAGCTCAGAGCAGTATTAtctggctgttgttgttgactgtgtgctgatggtgtgtgtgtgtcagcagggcCGCAGTGTTCAGTTCCACGTAAGgccaacctgctgcagctgcagagaccaGGTGCTCCGTGGCACTCAGCTCAGTCTGACGATCCTCCTTCGTGTATCCTTTGATTGCACTGTAGCTGTAAGGGAGGGAGTGTGGGAAATAAGACATGTTACAGTTACATTTCCTTTTAAAAGCCCAAAACAATTCATGAAAAATAGCATGACGCACACATGGTCCAACTGGTTTAGAGCTTATAGGTTACGTACAACAAGAAGTAGAGACCCCAAGATGATCCAGCACCCCAAACATTGGGTGTCACTCCCTGGTACAGTCCTCTCAGTCcctcctgcagccacacactctTCATACAGTGCAATATGCCACTGTACTTTGGTCTTAAATCCAATCCATCGCTTACTATATTGAAAGGACATCAAATACCTTTGTTAAGTCATGTCGTCTGAAAGCCATAGCAGCATGGTATCGCTGTCATCAagcaaattaatttaaaaatataCGATTTCTAACAGGAGTGCTGAACATATGTTTCCATGCAAGCAACAGAAACAATAGGTTCACACTTCCCAGAGCTCCTCAGCGGCAAGAAACTAAAGTATTACCGATGACATGATTACGACATACAGTGATCAGGACTTGAAAAACATTATACCTGCAAATCTGATTTTGACCAGATCCAGAGGGTGAAGCACAAGTGTTGACgccacacctccactgagtcCCGCGACCAGATTTTCTATCTTGACATGATTAAAGACCTGTCGGACGTGTTCGGCTATTGAGAAGGCAGAAATAGGTTTACGTGACAGACCTGGTTCTGGGACGCTAACGGCGCCTGGATTTGGAGCGGAGCTCATGTTTACTCGTAATTAACTTTTAGCTAGCTCCTGTCAGCTAGCTGTGTTTACACCGCGAGGTAAGGTAATGCTAAAATCTTAAACCAGTGAGACGACGAATCAGTAACACTGgggcaaaatgcaaatgtggtATACAGACGGTACTAATTCCCGGAAACTTCTTCATTTTCTAACTGAGCCGAGCCACGTTGTTGACATGCGGTAATACTCCATAGCTGCTGTAACATTAAACATCATGTCATGCAACGGTGCCACTGCGCGACCTTGCTGCTAGTATTAACTATCTGTGAAGTTACTATAATTTAAGGTACTTCCGGTTttaaccttcaaaataaaaccactttAGATGAAACATGTTGGGGGTTCAGCACTGAAGTTTGTGACGTAAAGGTGAATGGGATTTTGTTAAAATGGTCTCAAGACATCTGAATGACGCTGATAAAAACGACAGTAATAAGAGTTTCAAAATTTTCTATGTCCCATTTTGATGACTGtatcattttttcttttttaactattttttcttttaatcctaTTTTGAAAAATTTACAGTTCATTCGTCCAAGCCtgtgtattttttcattatttatctcTTTTAAAGAACGCTGTTGTTCAACTTCATCATTATGTCTAATACTCCTTACGAGCATTTCGTAAAGTAACAAATTAAAGTTAAAAGTTTGAAGACTAAATCGCTGTATTTCCTGTCTTTCCCTCATTAAATTTTGCAACTTGACAGCCATTTCGTAAAACTTGTTAGTGACGCAGCCAGGAGGACTGGacgtcccacaatgcaacacgGTTCCTCTGTTTTTTCAACACATGGTACTGGTTGctaatattttctttgtttcgtCTAAACCTAACTTGttagtgtgtttacattttcactCTGCAACCAAATGAAAGTTAAAGTCCTCTCGAGGAACCCGGATGATTATGTTCGGGAAACCAAGCTTGATATTCAGCGTGGTAAGTTCATAAATTTAAACTCGggtatgctaatgctaaacacTGTTTGCTAGCTGTAACTCGGCTACTGCTGCCCAGTTTTCCACAGCAAACAACAACCACACAACCcattaaataaaatcagattgAACGTTGTTAACTTGGATAAAAAAATACATAGCAAACACGATGCATTTCAAATATGCGCATGCAAGTGTGctacaacattagcatttatttaaGGTCACTGGAGGAAATTTGTGAATTAGCCTATGGCATGTGTGCGGATCTTGTACTTTTAAGTTAAATGTCCTTATAGTTCATCAAGGAGTGACCTCTCTCTGTTGTTAGTCCCTAGAAACTATGACCCAGCACTTCATCCATTTGAGGTGAGCAGGGAGTACACCCGGGCTCTGAATGCCACCAAGCTTGACAGGGTGTTTGCCAAGCCTTTCCTGGCCTCTCTGGATGGTCATCGAGATGGGGTGAACTGCATGGCCAAGCACACCACAAGCCTCTCCACCCTGCTCTCTGGCTCTTGTGATGGGGAGGTAACTATCTGCCAAAGTACAAATACTTTACCATACCAGGTGATGAACTCTGGCATTGTCATTCTTGCCATTGACACAATGTCTTATTTGATCCTTAGGTGAAAATATGGAATCTGACCAAACACGAATGTGTCCGCACGCTCCAAGCACACGAAGGTTTTGTCCGGGGAATGGTCGTCCGCTACTGTGGAACATCCTTCTTTACGGTGACTGCTGCCCTGCAACATCTCAGAAGACTTTTCCCAGTCTTCTTTAATTAGCTGACCGCTAATGcagcttctgttttctgtcttggCATGCTGACTGTGACAGGTTGGTGACGACAAAACAATCAAGCAATGGAAGATAGAGGCGCCAGGTTacggagaggaagaggagccacTCAACACTATTCTGGGCAAGGTATGAACAGTGGGCGTCTGCTGTAGTGTTGTTATCAAAGACAGTTGTGGTTACATTGTGATTATGGTAAAATCCTGCTCTTTTGATGACCATGGCCTCTGTCCTCTCAAGGGACAGTGAAATAtcacttttttattattgtaaGAAAAGATACTTGCCCCCTGCAGACAGTCTTCACAGGACTGGACCACCACCGGAAGGAGGCTGTGTTTGCAACATGTGGCCAGCAGGTGGACATCTGGgatgagcagaggagcagcccAATCCGCTCTTTCACCTGGGGCATCGACAGCTTCAGCTCTGTCCGCTTCAACCCTGTGGAGGTAAGACACAATGTTTCCACCAAACTCAGACGGGCCCTGTCTTGTCCCTGAGTGAAGAACGCTTTGTCCATGTCCATACTCACATCAAACTGGTTCTAGTCAGACTTCTTTAAATCCACCACCCTGCTGATGGCCTTTGAAGTTAACCCTTTATTTCTTTCCACAGACTGAGCTTCTTGCAAGCTGTGCCTCTGACAGAAGTATAGTACTGTATGACATGAGAGAATCGGCACCACTTAAAAAGGTCGGCCCTGTCATTCAGTTGCTACAAGAATTGACATCTTTCTCTCCCCATTTCTTCATAATGatgatttctgtctttgttattACTTTCCTCTACAGGTTATCATGACAATGAGGAGCAACACATTATGCTGGAACCCTATGGAAGCCTATTATTTCACATGCTCAAATGAAGACTACAAGTGAGTTGAGGGTGTTGAAGATTGTTGCAGGGAGAGTAATGCATGTGATAGTACTTGTGCACTGAATGAAGTcttctgttcacctgctcaaGAGTCAGTACTCCAACAGAAGGATTCTTACATGTAAAAATTTTGAGCTCTGCATC
Encoded here:
- the slc25a32b gene encoding solute carrier family 25 member 32b, which codes for MSSAPNPGAVSVPEPGLSRKPISAFSIAEHVRQVFNHVKIENLVAGLSGGVASTLVLHPLDLVKIRFAVSDGLDLRPKYSGILHCMKSVWLQEGLRGLYQGVTPNVWGAGSSWGLYFLFYSAIKGYTKEDRQTELSATEHLVSAAAAGALTLTITNPIWVTKTRLVLQYNADPTGKQYKGMIDALVKIYRHEGVPGLYKGYVPGLFGTSHGALQFMAYEELKRDYNKYRKAPSDSKLNALEYITMAALSKIFAVATTYPYQVVRARLQDQHNRYNGVIDVIRRTWRNEGAIGFYKGIIPNVIRVTPACCITFVVYENVSSFLLGKHK
- the LOC139333633 gene encoding DDB1- and CUL4-associated factor 13-like — protein: MKVKVLSRNPDDYVRETKLDIQRVPRNYDPALHPFEVSREYTRALNATKLDRVFAKPFLASLDGHRDGVNCMAKHTTSLSTLLSGSCDGEVKIWNLTKHECVRTLQAHEGFVRGMVVRYCGTSFFTVGDDKTIKQWKIEAPGYGEEEEPLNTILGKTVFTGLDHHRKEAVFATCGQQVDIWDEQRSSPIRSFTWGIDSFSSVRFNPVETELLASCASDRSIVLYDMRESAPLKKVIMTMRSNTLCWNPMEAYYFTCSNEDYNLYTYDMRYLEQPVTVHMDHVSAVLDLDYSPTGKEFASASFDKTIRIFPKDGGRSREVYHTKRMQHVICIKWSADSKYILSGSDEMNIRLWKANASEKLGVLSPRERAATNYSQKLKEKFQHHPHIRRIAHHRHLPKSIYHQRAELGIMKEARRRKESNVRKHSKPGTVPVVSEKEKHVVTVVK